A window of Solanum stenotomum isolate F172 chromosome 3, ASM1918654v1, whole genome shotgun sequence contains these coding sequences:
- the LOC125860859 gene encoding putative DNA glycosylase At3g47830, translating to MTKLTETRKTPKRKKPDGHRSPSPCPPSKSSKKANVTAGPFNESEPFPGYSQPTPEECRAVRDDLLALHGFPKEFIKYRKQRSLDHIEYEEYDTSGAESSTESVLDGLINTILSQNTTEANSQKAFASLKSSFPTWECVLAADAKLVEDTIRCGGLAPTKTSCIKGILSSLLQKKGNLCLEYLRELSIEEIKKELSCFRGIGPKTVACVLMFQLQRDDFPVDTHIFQIAKTLHWVPAVADVKKTYIHLNQRIPDELKFDLNCLIYTHGKVCRKCSGKGSNKPKKEQCDKLCPLLGQSSNAI from the exons ATGACCAAATTGACAGAGACGCGAAAAACCCCAAAGAGGAAAAAACCCGACGGCCATCGTTCTCCTTCTCCATGTCCGCCATCCAAATCGTCGAAAAAGGCTAATGTCACAGCTGGTCCTTTCAATGAAAGTGAGCCATTCCCCGGTTACTCTCAACCCACGCCGGAGGAATGCCGAGCCGTACGGGATGATCTCTTGGCTCTCCATGGTTTCCCCAAAGAATTCATCAAGTACCGCAAACAAAGATCACTCGATCACATTGAATATGAAGAATATGATACAAGTGGTGCTGAGTCTAGTACAGAGAGTGTACTAGACGGTCTGATAAACACAATTTTGTCCCAGAACACCACCGAAGCTAACTCTCAGAAGGCTTTTGCTTCCCTCAAATCTTCTTTCCCAACCTGGGAATGT GTTCTAGCTGCTGATGCAAAACTTGTTGAAGATACCATAAGATGTGGAGGTTTAGCACCCACCAAAACTTCTTGTATCAAGGGAATATTAAGTTCATTGTTACAGAAAAAAGGAAACCTGTGCTTGGAGTACTTGAGAGAGCTATCTATAGAGGAAATAAAAAAGGAACTCTCTTGTTTCAGAGGAATTGGACCCAAAACG GTGGCATGTGTCTTGATGTTCCAACTTCAGCGAGATGATTTTCCAGTGGATACACAC ATTTTTCAGATTGCAAAGACTCTTCATTGGGTACCTGCTGTAGCTGATGTGAAAAAGACATATATTCATCTGAATCAGCGAATTCCAGATGAACTAAAGTTTGACCTTAATTGTCTCATTTATACCCATGGTAAGGTCTGTAGAAAATGCTCTGGAAAAGGTTCTAACAAACCCAAAAAGGAACAATGTGACAAACTTTGCCCATTACTGGGCCAAAGTTCTAATGCAATATGA
- the LOC125859769 gene encoding uncharacterized protein LOC125859769, with product MTLPFSFGGSTILYFASPIKCSIPNHLACQELFIPMDEALYQKSTNLNLLSTGRNGTDNVCCKTTTSDKKLRIFGFEVNPCSKSESDESISSSETFADERLVEKTSICMNSSSIVLPNPNENLRNLSSSVVSEFKYECHFCLKKFTNSRALGGHQNAHRKERLKKKRMDLEAKRASSMLHLYSLIRNTGVIYPYYSLSHQNLFVSGSSTINFSSVYHYQNSTHPLYVAVDAHPQGELQLQNNCSTSVQGGESRGRDLLS from the coding sequence ATGACTCTGCCATTTTCTTTTGGTGGttctactatattatattttgcATCTCCTATAAAATGTAGCATTCCGAACCATTTGGCATGCCAGGAACTTTTCATTCCAATGGATGAGGCACTGTACCAAAAATCTACCAACTTAAATCTCCTTTCAACTGGAAGGAATGGAACAGATAATGTCTGTTGCAAAACTACTACTTCAGATAAAAAGCTTAGAATTTTTGGCTTTGAGGTAAATCCTtgttcaaaatctgaaagtgACGAGAGTATTAGTTCCTCTGAAACATTTGCAGATGAAAGACTAGTGGAAAAAACTTCCATCTGCATGAATTCCTCTAGCATAGTTCTTCCCAACCCAAATGAAAACCTCAGAAACTTGAGCTCCTCAGTTGTCAGTGAGTTTAAATATGAGTGCCACTTCTGTTTAAAGAAGTTTACTAACTCACGGGCACTGGGAGGTCACCAGAATGCCCATCGAAAAGAGAGgctgaagaagaaaagaatggaTCTTGAAGCAAAAAGAGCTAGCTCCATGCTCCATCTTTATTCTTTAATCAGAAACACTGGAGTTATATACCCTTACTATTCTCTAAGTCATCAAAACCTCTTTGTTTCTGGAAGTTCAACCATCAATTTCAGCTCCGTATATCACTATCAGAACAGCACTCATCCCCTATATGTTGCTGTTGATGCTCATCCCCAAGGTGAACTACAATTGCAGAATAACTGTTCTACCTCGGTGCAGGGTGGTGAGTCTAGAGGGAGAGACCTGTTGTCATGA